A DNA window from Ranitomeya imitator isolate aRanImi1 chromosome 2, aRanImi1.pri, whole genome shotgun sequence contains the following coding sequences:
- the LOC138667759 gene encoding uncharacterized protein, which translates to MEFPKTADDWKRIASDFDELWQFPNCGGALDGKHVRITQPANSGSFFFNYKGYFSVILMALVNANYEFVDVDVGMNGRVSDGGVFEHTSFGESLRNNELLLPLNEDTKANLNFVFVADEAFPLHPHLLKPFAQRTLTPERRIFNYRLSRARRVVENAFGIMANRFRVFHTAINLKLPSIDFVVLACCVLHNFLRRHDTSSYSPPSFIDAVDARTGDIVPGEWRTQPDNFTALQALGSGRQADDARDCREKYCQYFNGSGAVPWQDRAV; encoded by the exons atggag tttcccaagacggcggatgactggaagaggattgcttccgattttgatgagctgtggcagtttccaaactgcggtggtgcattagatggaaagcatgtgcgcatcacgcaaccagccaactctggatccttttttttcaactacaaaggatatttcagtgtgatcctcatggcccttgtcaatgcgaactatgagtttgtcgatgtggatgttggcatgaatggtcgagtctccgacggtggtgtttttgaacacacttcatttggggaaagcttgaggaacaatgaactgctgttgccactaaatgaagacacaaaagcaaacctaaattttgtcttcgtcgctgatgaagctttccctcttcatccacatttgctgaagccatttgcacagagaacactcacaccggagcgcagaatctttaattaccggttgtcgagggcccgtcgtgtggttgaaaatgcctttgggattatggcaaatcggtttagagtgttccacacagctatcaacttgaagctgccgtctatagactttgtggttttggcatgctgtgtgctccataatttcctgagacgtcatgatacgagctcctattctcctccttcgtttattgatgcagtggacgcaagaaccggagatattgtgcccggggaatggcgtacacaaccggataattttacagctcttcaagcacttggatctggcagacaggcagacgatgcaagggactgtcgcgaaaaatactgtcagtactttaatggttctggagctgtaccctggcaggatcgcgccgtataa